In a single window of the Streptacidiphilus sp. P02-A3a genome:
- the sigE gene encoding RNA polymerase sigma factor SigE, producing MSEPQPEHAQTTHTASFDEDGATPTWTPPSWEEIVQTHSARVYRLAYRLTGNQHDAEDLTQEVFVRVFRSLSTYTPGTFEGWLHRITTNLFLDMVRRKQRIRFDALAEDAAERLPSREPSPAQHFYDTHFDADVQQALDTLAPEFRAAVVLCDIEGLSYEEIAATLGVKLGTVRSRIHRGRAHLRASLQHRAPGAQEGRERRGASIDAGSSGTALATAASGSPTGPADELKERRLSS from the coding sequence ATGAGTGAGCCACAGCCCGAGCACGCGCAGACAACGCACACCGCCTCCTTCGACGAGGACGGCGCGACCCCGACGTGGACTCCCCCCAGCTGGGAGGAGATCGTCCAGACGCACAGTGCCCGGGTCTACCGGCTGGCCTACCGGCTCACGGGCAACCAGCACGACGCCGAGGACCTCACCCAGGAGGTCTTCGTCCGGGTGTTCCGTTCGCTGTCCACGTACACCCCCGGCACCTTCGAGGGCTGGCTGCACCGGATCACCACCAACCTCTTCCTGGACATGGTCCGCCGCAAGCAGCGGATCCGCTTCGACGCGCTGGCCGAGGACGCCGCCGAACGGCTGCCCAGCCGCGAGCCCTCCCCGGCGCAGCACTTCTACGACACCCACTTCGACGCCGACGTGCAGCAGGCGCTGGACACCCTGGCGCCGGAGTTCCGCGCCGCGGTGGTGCTCTGCGACATCGAGGGCCTGTCCTACGAGGAGATCGCGGCGACCCTCGGCGTCAAGCTCGGCACCGTCCGCAGCCGTATCCACCGGGGCCGCGCCCATCTGCGGGCCTCGCTCCAGCACCGGGCGCCGGGCGCGCAAGAGGGGCGCGAGCGCCGGGGTGCGTCCATCGACGCCGGGAGCTCCGGCACCGCTCTGGCCACGGCCGCCAGCGGCTCGCCGACCGGTCCGGCCGACGAGCTGAAGGAACGGAGGCTCTCCTCGTGA
- a CDS encoding sec-independent translocase translates to MLFDIGPIKLVALVILAVVIFGPDKLPKLVAEAMGFIRKLREFSESAKQDIRKELGPEFQDFEFEDLNPKTFVRKQLAQHGDDFGLGELQELKNGFTKDASDATAAVKAAQRDPLGKVALDKPAAPLATGEPAPFDLDAT, encoded by the coding sequence GTGTTGTTCGACATAGGCCCCATCAAGCTGGTGGCGCTGGTGATCCTTGCCGTGGTCATCTTCGGCCCGGACAAGCTCCCCAAGCTGGTCGCCGAGGCGATGGGCTTCATCCGCAAGCTGCGGGAGTTCTCCGAGTCCGCCAAGCAGGACATCCGCAAGGAGCTCGGCCCGGAGTTCCAGGACTTCGAGTTCGAGGACCTCAACCCGAAGACCTTCGTCCGCAAGCAGCTGGCGCAGCACGGCGACGACTTCGGCCTGGGCGAGCTGCAGGAGCTGAAGAACGGCTTCACCAAGGACGCGTCCGACGCCACCGCGGCGGTCAAGGCCGCCCAGCGGGACCCGCTCGGCAAGGTGGCGCTGGACAAGCCCGCCGCCCCGCTGGCGACCGGCGAGCCCGCGCCGTTCGACCTCGACGCCACCTGA
- a CDS encoding S1C family serine protease — protein sequence MSGDELSGAVRGGDGGGSDWWSHPDGPTGHGPGFGLPSGRPPRVAPPLPVAGPRRCRPARPALRLLVGALLVVLCAGLLGGGVGALVQGARQGGRITLHPVPGASAHQGSDSTAEVVQAALPGVVYLRVSYGSDQVTGTGIVLDGKGDILTNNHVVAPLGKPGRVTVAFNSGQQHAASLVGRDVASDLAVIRVEGVLGLRPIALGSAVGLRVGDPVLAIGAPFGLRATVTSGIVSSLDRPVTMGGGSGPGLSYLDALQTDAAINPGNSGGPLLDSAGEVVGVNTAIHSADPNASDPYGTGQEAGSVGIGFAIPIDQAMRVATQLIDHARVSRTVLGVVLDLGYQGGGQVLRTTPAAAGLRAGDVLTQVDGTPVSSADDLIALIRGRAPGALVDLTVQRGGVGLNVELRLHAATGTAASGAA from the coding sequence ATGTCCGGTGACGAGCTGTCCGGGGCGGTCCGGGGCGGTGACGGCGGTGGGTCCGACTGGTGGAGCCATCCCGACGGCCCGACCGGCCACGGTCCCGGCTTCGGCCTGCCGTCCGGGCGTCCGCCGCGAGTCGCCCCGCCGTTGCCGGTGGCCGGTCCGCGGCGCTGCCGTCCGGCCCGTCCGGCGCTGCGGCTGCTGGTCGGCGCGCTGTTGGTGGTGCTCTGTGCCGGGCTGCTCGGCGGCGGGGTCGGCGCGCTGGTCCAGGGCGCGCGGCAGGGCGGCCGGATCACCCTGCACCCGGTCCCCGGGGCCAGCGCCCACCAGGGGTCCGACAGCACCGCCGAGGTGGTCCAGGCGGCCCTGCCCGGGGTCGTCTACCTGCGCGTCAGCTACGGCTCCGACCAGGTCACCGGCACCGGCATCGTGCTCGACGGCAAGGGCGACATCCTCACCAACAACCACGTGGTCGCGCCGCTGGGGAAGCCCGGGCGGGTCACCGTCGCCTTCAACAGCGGCCAGCAGCACGCGGCCTCGCTGGTCGGCCGGGACGTCGCCTCCGACCTGGCGGTGATCCGGGTCGAGGGGGTGCTCGGGCTGCGCCCGATCGCGCTGGGCTCGGCCGTCGGGCTGCGGGTCGGCGACCCGGTGCTGGCCATCGGCGCGCCCTTCGGCCTGCGCGCCACCGTCACCTCCGGCATCGTCAGCTCGCTGGACCGGCCGGTGACCATGGGCGGCGGCTCCGGCCCCGGCCTGTCCTACCTGGACGCGCTGCAGACCGACGCGGCGATCAACCCGGGCAACTCCGGCGGCCCGCTGCTCGACTCCGCGGGCGAGGTGGTCGGCGTCAACACCGCGATCCACTCGGCCGACCCGAACGCCAGCGACCCGTACGGCACGGGGCAGGAGGCGGGCAGCGTCGGCATCGGCTTCGCGATCCCGATCGACCAGGCGATGCGGGTGGCCACCCAGCTGATCGACCACGCCCGGGTGAGCCGGACCGTGCTCGGGGTGGTGCTCGACCTGGGCTACCAGGGCGGCGGCCAGGTGCTGCGGACCACCCCGGCGGCCGCCGGGCTGCGGGCCGGTGACGTGCTGACCCAGGTCGACGGCACCCCGGTGAGCAGCGCGGACGACCTGATCGCGCTGATCAGGGGCCGGGCGCCGGGCGCGCTGGTGGATCTCACGGTGCAGCGCGGCGGGGTCGGCCTGAACGTCGAGCTGCGGCTGCACGCGGCCACCGGGACGGCGGCCTCCGGCGCGGCCTGA
- a CDS encoding O-methyltransferase — MAGYGQSDAGLADAYALEDEPLLRARAQSEFAGVRPVSPGSGAALRLLAAALDAKAVVEIGTGAGVSGICLLRGMRPDGVLTTVDIQPGLQRQAREVFAAAGFPAGRARCIPGPALDVLPRLADGQYDLVFCDGDPAESPEYLAESLRLLRPGGMVCFEGALSALDRDSYDDRAHAARELVSTVREHPGLLSALLPIGDGLLCALRR, encoded by the coding sequence ATCGCCGGCTACGGGCAGTCGGACGCCGGTCTCGCCGACGCCTACGCCCTGGAGGACGAGCCGCTGCTGCGTGCCCGGGCCCAGTCCGAGTTCGCCGGGGTGCGGCCGGTCTCCCCCGGCAGCGGCGCGGCGCTGCGGCTGCTGGCCGCCGCGCTGGACGCCAAGGCCGTGGTCGAGATCGGCACCGGCGCGGGCGTGTCGGGGATCTGCCTGCTGCGCGGCATGCGCCCGGACGGGGTGCTCACCACCGTGGACATCCAGCCCGGCCTGCAGCGCCAGGCCCGGGAGGTGTTCGCCGCCGCCGGTTTCCCGGCCGGACGCGCCCGCTGCATCCCGGGACCGGCCCTGGACGTCCTGCCCAGGCTCGCCGACGGCCAGTACGACCTGGTGTTCTGCGACGGCGACCCGGCCGAGTCGCCGGAGTATCTTGCTGAATCGTTGCGCCTGCTACGACCTGGGGGAATGGTCTGCTTCGAGGGCGCGCTCAGCGCCCTGGACCGGGACTCCTACGACGACCGGGCGCACGCCGCGCGGGAACTGGTCAGCACCGTCCGGGAGCACCCCGGGCTGCTGAGCGCGCTGCTGCCGATCGGCGACGGGCTGCTCTGCGCGCTCCGCCGCTAG
- a CDS encoding zf-HC2 domain-containing protein gives MTEQPRRARQPEVVVELRVNRPAPGVPAAEQHLGDRMAAFVDGELDHDARERVQSHLATCAACLARAEEERRLKSRLAASTPPDPSDLLMSRLLAISAEDPDQGRPPSSGGGQVMRGVFGGNSLGVGGSGFGSGLFGRGALGAENPLPGVDPRAERGAVPFRGEQRPIAAALDDPLRRPEPAPGPLRAVSAGSLARGRRFAFAAAGAFSVAAVALGGAVTGVTASGTPLEDPYGNVAPVSDSSGGGQLPVFGGRGGAAPAAVPVNAANSLNTASVLDAQRGALLTLSPSVLPAPTATALPPLVGGLAR, from the coding sequence GTGACGGAGCAGCCGCGTCGCGCCCGCCAACCGGAGGTCGTCGTGGAGCTGCGGGTCAACCGCCCGGCTCCCGGCGTCCCGGCGGCGGAGCAGCATCTGGGCGACCGGATGGCCGCCTTCGTGGACGGCGAGCTGGACCACGACGCGCGCGAGCGCGTCCAGTCGCACCTGGCGACCTGCGCGGCCTGCCTGGCCCGGGCCGAGGAGGAGCGGCGGCTGAAGAGCCGGCTCGCGGCCTCCACCCCGCCGGACCCGAGCGACCTGCTGATGTCCCGGCTGCTGGCCATCTCGGCGGAGGACCCGGACCAGGGGCGTCCGCCGAGCTCCGGCGGCGGCCAGGTGATGCGCGGGGTCTTCGGCGGCAACTCGCTCGGCGTCGGCGGCTCCGGCTTCGGCTCCGGGCTGTTCGGCCGGGGCGCGCTGGGCGCGGAGAACCCGCTGCCCGGCGTCGATCCGCGGGCCGAGCGCGGGGCGGTGCCGTTCCGCGGCGAGCAGCGTCCGATCGCCGCCGCGCTGGACGACCCGCTGCGCCGCCCGGAGCCCGCGCCGGGCCCGCTGCGCGCGGTCTCGGCCGGTTCGCTGGCCCGTGGCCGCCGCTTCGCCTTCGCCGCGGCCGGGGCGTTCTCGGTGGCGGCGGTGGCGCTGGGCGGCGCGGTCACCGGGGTGACCGCCTCCGGAACCCCGCTGGAGGACCCGTACGGCAATGTGGCGCCGGTGTCCGACTCCAGCGGCGGCGGACAGCTCCCGGTCTTCGGCGGCCGGGGCGGCGCGGCCCCGGCGGCGGTGCCGGTGAACGCGGCGAACTCGCTGAACACGGCCAGTGTGCTGGACGCCCAGCGTGGGGCGCTGCTCACGCTGTCACCGTCGGTGCTGCCTGCCCCCACCGCGACGGCCCTGCCGCCCCTGGTCGGCGGTCTCGCCCGCTGA
- a CDS encoding DUF3117 domain-containing protein — protein sequence MAAMKPRTGDGPLEVTKEGRGIVMRVPLEGGGRLVVELTPDEADALGDALKKVFG from the coding sequence ATGGCGGCGATGAAGCCGCGGACGGGCGACGGCCCGCTCGAGGTGACCAAGGAGGGGCGGGGCATCGTCATGCGAGTACCGCTCGAAGGCGGCGGACGGCTGGTGGTCGAACTGACCCCGGACGAGGCCGACGCCCTCGGCGACGCCCTCAAGAAGGTTTTCGGCTGA